A single Methylomonas sp. AM2-LC DNA region contains:
- a CDS encoding NAD(P)H-dependent oxidoreductase subunit E, which yields MKNFIQTVLAEAEYQPTRLLQILRAVQTQYQHIPAEAIVYLAEMLNIPKTRIIAVIEFYSFFHLTPQGRYDILISDSITDLMLGKENIINYLSAVLDVKVGQLSKDGLVSLNNTSCTGICDQGPAALINGYPVPRLDREKIDEIATLIFQQMPVTEWPSHLLVVADNIKKSGLLLNNLITSGSSLTASLTRGLPDTLDELEQSGLRGRGGAGFKTATKWRLCAEENSDQHFVVCNADEGEPGTFKDRVLLNSFADQVFEGMTLCAFTIGARQGFLYLRGEYLYLKHKLEFILQQRRANGLLGKNILQQGFDFDIEICLGAGAYICGEESALIESLEGKPGIPRNRPPYPVSQGFLNKPTVVNNVETFFAAAAIAVNGGAWFAQVGTEKSAGSKILSISGDCESPGIYEYAFGTPIRTILNECGAKQVLGVQIGGPSGVFISNQELDRKLAFEDLATGGSFIVFDETRNIFDIVKNFTHFFAHESCGFCTPCRVGTSLLKNRFDKIVEGHGSAGDVVELELLSKLVKNQSHCGLGQTAANPILTTLERYPELYQQQLKKISYEPGFDLDAALDVARRMAHRNDSAAHLIQVED from the coding sequence ATGAAAAATTTTATTCAAACTGTACTTGCAGAAGCCGAATATCAACCCACTAGGCTGTTACAAATATTAAGAGCAGTTCAAACTCAATACCAGCATATTCCGGCGGAGGCCATTGTTTATTTAGCAGAAATGCTAAATATTCCAAAAACGCGTATCATTGCAGTTATCGAATTTTACAGTTTTTTTCATTTAACGCCACAAGGTCGTTACGATATTCTGATTAGCGATTCAATTACTGATCTGATGCTCGGCAAAGAAAACATCATCAACTACTTATCAGCTGTTTTAGATGTCAAAGTAGGTCAACTGAGCAAAGACGGTTTAGTTAGCCTCAATAACACCTCTTGTACAGGCATTTGCGATCAAGGCCCTGCCGCACTAATTAATGGTTACCCAGTACCACGTCTGGATAGAGAAAAGATAGATGAAATTGCCACATTAATTTTCCAGCAAATGCCTGTCACAGAGTGGCCTTCGCATTTATTGGTAGTGGCGGATAATATCAAAAAATCTGGGTTGTTACTGAATAACCTTATTACTTCAGGTTCCAGCTTAACAGCCAGTTTAACGCGTGGATTACCTGATACCCTGGACGAACTCGAACAATCCGGTTTGCGTGGCCGTGGCGGTGCTGGATTTAAAACAGCCACGAAATGGCGTCTGTGTGCCGAAGAAAATAGCGATCAGCATTTTGTCGTGTGTAATGCCGACGAAGGTGAGCCTGGTACATTTAAAGACCGGGTATTGCTTAATAGCTTCGCTGATCAAGTTTTTGAAGGTATGACCTTATGCGCATTTACCATTGGCGCCCGACAGGGATTTCTCTATTTACGCGGCGAATATCTGTATCTTAAACACAAGCTAGAATTTATTTTGCAACAACGTCGCGCCAATGGCTTATTAGGCAAAAACATTTTGCAGCAAGGATTTGATTTTGATATTGAAATTTGCCTAGGCGCTGGTGCTTATATTTGTGGCGAAGAATCTGCTTTGATCGAATCACTGGAAGGCAAACCGGGTATTCCTCGCAATAGACCGCCTTACCCAGTTAGCCAAGGTTTTTTAAATAAACCTACCGTAGTCAATAACGTAGAAACTTTTTTTGCGGCAGCAGCGATTGCTGTTAATGGCGGTGCATGGTTTGCACAAGTCGGCACTGAAAAATCAGCGGGCAGCAAAATTTTAAGTATCAGTGGCGACTGTGAATCGCCCGGCATTTACGAATATGCTTTTGGCACACCTATCCGCACTATTCTCAATGAATGTGGCGCAAAACAAGTATTGGGAGTACAAATCGGTGGGCCTTCTGGCGTATTTATTTCTAATCAGGAATTAGACCGCAAACTTGCGTTTGAAGATTTAGCCACGGGTGGTTCATTTATTGTCTTTGATGAGACTCGCAATATTTTTGACATAGTCAAAAATTTTACCCATTTCTTTGCTCATGAAAGCTGTGGCTTTTGTACACCCTGTCGAGTCGGAACCTCATTACTGAAAAACCGTTTCGACAAAATTGTCGAAGGGCATGGCTCGGCAGGTGATGTGGTAGAACTAGAGCTTCTGTCGAAGCTGGTAAAAAACCAGAGTCACTGCGGATTAGGACAAACCGCAGCCAATCCAATTCTTACCACCTTGGAACGCTACCCTGAGCTGTACCAGCAACAATTGAAAAAAATCAGTTATGAACCCGGTTTTGATTTGGATGCCGCTCTGGATGTAGCAAGGCGAATGGCGCATCGGAATGATAGCGCGGCTCATCTGATACAAGTGGAGGATTAA
- a CDS encoding 2Fe-2S iron-sulfur cluster-binding protein: MSNTINIDGQTIPFQEGQTIIEAATAAGVYIPHLCHKPGYTPHGSCKLCTVNVNGRNCSACTFPAAEGQNIINNSRELTHDRQKITQMLFVEGNHLCPSCEKTGNCQLQAVAYQLNMVDNHFPHFYPHREMDASHPDILLDHNRCIFCNLCVRASAEKDGKNVFAISGRGINKHLIVNSASGKLKDSAIDINDCAAHVCPTGAILIKRTGYQVPIGQRIYDHQSISTVALTQEQEHGE; the protein is encoded by the coding sequence ATGAGTAACACTATCAATATCGACGGCCAGACTATCCCTTTCCAAGAAGGTCAGACTATTATTGAAGCAGCAACCGCAGCGGGAGTTTATATTCCACATCTTTGCCATAAGCCCGGATATACACCACATGGTAGTTGTAAGTTGTGTACCGTGAATGTGAATGGTCGCAATTGCTCAGCCTGTACTTTTCCTGCCGCAGAGGGTCAAAATATCATAAATAATAGCCGTGAACTGACCCATGATCGGCAAAAAATTACACAAATGTTGTTCGTAGAAGGCAATCATTTATGTCCATCCTGTGAAAAAACCGGTAACTGTCAATTGCAGGCAGTCGCCTATCAGCTGAATATGGTTGACAATCATTTTCCGCACTTTTATCCGCACCGAGAAATGGATGCCAGCCATCCAGATATTTTACTCGATCATAATCGCTGTATTTTCTGTAATTTATGCGTACGTGCCAGTGCAGAAAAAGATGGCAAAAATGTGTTTGCCATCAGTGGCCGAGGCATCAATAAACATTTAATTGTAAATTCAGCCAGTGGCAAACTGAAAGACAGTGCAATTGACATCAACGACTGTGCAGCCCATGTCTGTCCAACAGGTGCAATTTTGATTAAAAGAACAGGTTATCAGGTACCTATTGGTCAACGTATTTATGATCACCAATCTATCAGCACGGTGGCCTTAACGCAGGAGCAAGAACATGGCGAATAA
- a CDS encoding NADP oxidoreductase encodes MANKIRVATTSLAGCFGCHMSFLDLDERLVALAELVEFDRSPLTDIEHCSSTCDIGLIEGGVCNSENVHVLREFRKNCKILVAVGACAINGGLPAMRNSFSLEECLLEAYRDGIGVENAQIPSDPELPLLLDKVRPIHEVVKIDYFLPGCPPSADVFWSFLSDLLEGREPNLANELIHFD; translated from the coding sequence ATGGCGAATAAAATCCGCGTTGCTACCACTTCTCTGGCCGGCTGCTTTGGTTGTCACATGTCTTTTCTGGATTTGGATGAGCGACTGGTTGCGCTAGCTGAGTTGGTAGAATTTGACCGCTCACCACTCACTGACATTGAACACTGCAGCAGCACATGTGACATCGGATTAATTGAAGGTGGTGTGTGTAATTCCGAGAATGTGCATGTATTACGCGAATTTCGGAAAAACTGCAAAATTTTGGTTGCCGTGGGTGCTTGTGCCATTAATGGCGGTCTGCCTGCCATGCGTAACAGTTTTTCGCTGGAAGAGTGTTTACTGGAAGCCTATCGAGATGGAATAGGTGTCGAAAACGCACAAATCCCCAGTGATCCGGAATTACCCTTATTATTGGATAAAGTGCGACCTATTCACGAAGTCGTCAAAATTGATTATTTTTTACCCGGTTGCCCACCCTCGGCTGATGTATTCTGGTCTTTTCTAAGCGATTTACTAGAAGGACGCGAACCGAACTTGGCCAATGAATTAATTCATTTTGATTAG
- a CDS encoding Ni/Fe hydrogenase subunit alpha yields the protein MYEHLETAENPTNLKRVVIDPVSRVEGHGKVTLLLDENNKVQQARLHIVEFRGFEKFIQGRPYWELPVLVQRLCGICPVSHHLAAAKAIDQLVGIDPDNLTPSADKLRRLLHFGQMLQSHALHFFHLSSPDLLYGFESDISKRNVIAVLNDYPDIGLQGVKLRKFGQEVIRMVSGKRIHGTGAIPGGMNKLLNREERDYLWQDVAQIISWASGAVALIKKVHTSNLPYYDNFATIRSNYLGLIKPNGALEFYHGGIRAKNDRGETLLDHFNYCHYNDIIHEEVRSWSYMKFPYLTALGTDLGWYRVGPLARINNCDFIDTPLAEAARIDFKAHAEEAMVHSTLAFHWARLIELLHSAESIQYLLNDPDIMRGELVVKAEKRYEGIGVIEAPRGTLFHHYQVDENDIVTKANLIVSTTSNNMGMNESVRQVAAEYLSGQELTEPLLNNLEVAIRAYDPCLSCATHAVGKMPLQLELIDVDGKIVDLLTRHSDGQFVRGQQ from the coding sequence ATGTACGAACATCTAGAAACCGCAGAAAATCCCACCAACCTGAAACGGGTAGTTATTGACCCCGTTTCCCGTGTTGAGGGTCATGGTAAAGTCACCTTATTGTTGGACGAGAACAATAAAGTTCAGCAAGCGCGCTTGCATATTGTTGAATTTCGTGGATTTGAAAAATTTATTCAGGGACGCCCTTACTGGGAGTTGCCGGTTTTGGTGCAACGTTTATGTGGTATTTGCCCGGTTAGCCACCACTTAGCGGCAGCAAAAGCCATTGATCAATTAGTAGGCATTGACCCGGACAATTTAACTCCTTCTGCCGATAAATTAAGACGTTTATTGCATTTTGGGCAAATGCTGCAATCACATGCTCTGCATTTCTTTCATCTTTCCAGTCCCGATTTATTATATGGTTTTGAAAGTGACATCAGTAAACGTAATGTGATTGCCGTACTGAATGATTATCCAGATATTGGTTTGCAAGGCGTTAAGCTACGCAAATTTGGTCAGGAAGTCATTCGCATGGTATCTGGTAAACGCATACACGGTACAGGAGCGATACCGGGAGGCATGAATAAGTTACTGAACCGGGAAGAACGTGATTATTTATGGCAAGATGTTGCACAGATTATAAGCTGGGCTTCGGGCGCAGTGGCTTTAATAAAAAAAGTGCACACCTCTAATTTACCTTATTACGACAATTTTGCGACTATCCGCAGTAACTACTTGGGACTGATTAAACCCAACGGCGCTTTAGAGTTTTATCATGGTGGTATACGTGCCAAAAATGATCGTGGCGAAACCTTGTTGGATCATTTTAATTATTGCCATTACAACGACATAATCCATGAAGAAGTGCGATCCTGGAGTTATATGAAGTTTCCGTACCTAACCGCGTTAGGTACTGATTTAGGCTGGTATCGAGTGGGTCCCCTAGCCAGAATTAACAACTGTGATTTTATAGACACGCCCTTGGCCGAGGCAGCACGCATCGATTTCAAAGCGCATGCGGAAGAAGCCATGGTGCATAGCACACTGGCTTTTCATTGGGCGCGTCTCATTGAACTACTGCACAGCGCAGAAAGCATCCAATATCTGCTAAACGATCCGGATATTATGCGGGGGGAACTGGTCGTAAAAGCTGAAAAACGCTACGAAGGTATTGGAGTCATTGAAGCACCTCGTGGTACTTTGTTCCATCATTATCAGGTCGATGAAAACGATATTGTCACCAAAGCCAATTTAATTGTTTCCACCACTAGTAATAATATGGGCATGAATGAATCAGTTCGGCAAGTGGCTGCTGAATATTTATCTGGACAAGAACTAACCGAACCGTTGCTTAACAATCTGGAAGTGGCTATCCGCGCTTATGATCCCTGCCTGTCCTGTGCCACCCATGCCGTTGGCAAAATGCCACTACAACTGGAGTTAATCGATGTTGATGGAAAAATAGTCGATCTACTTACTCGTCATAGTGATGGACAATTTGTACGTGGTCAGCAATGA
- a CDS encoding hydrogenase maturation protease produces the protein MKKPLLVVACGNLSRGDDALGPLLLDYIEQHETLTDIELVTDFQLQVEHALDIQQRTLVLFVDASVTHNDYFDFIELTAAKDHSFSSHALSPSAVLQVYQTVTNTPPPPSFLLGIKGFSFELGDDLSAAAEHNLQLACEFAAQLLKQPNPSAWRQKTT, from the coding sequence ATGAAAAAACCGCTACTGGTGGTAGCGTGTGGCAATCTCAGTCGAGGTGACGATGCGCTTGGACCTTTATTGCTGGATTACATTGAGCAGCATGAAACATTAACTGACATTGAATTAGTAACTGATTTTCAGTTGCAGGTTGAACACGCACTGGATATACAACAGCGTACCTTGGTGTTATTTGTGGATGCCTCTGTAACTCATAATGACTATTTTGATTTTATCGAACTGACTGCTGCAAAAGATCACAGCTTTAGCAGTCATGCTCTAAGTCCCTCAGCTGTTTTGCAAGTATACCAAACCGTAACCAACACACCGCCGCCACCGAGTTTTTTATTGGGCATAAAAGGCTTTTCTTTCGAATTAGGCGACGATTTATCCGCTGCCGCCGAGCATAATTTACAACTGGCATGTGAGTTTGCCGCACAGCTTTTAAAACAACCCAATCCATCAGCTTGGCGACAAAAAACAACATAA
- a CDS encoding pentapeptide repeat-containing protein — protein sequence MMKVCLNYKVVLLVCFCSTSLSNAADLTRKQVETLLAQADKQHPADLRRKDLKGVDLSGLDFRNADLWGADLRQANFSNSNLKGLTLDLTVMTGINLSHANLANTSIFGVSLMHADLSNTDLSGSRVIAVMDGANLQHANLSNADWAADMKNQSMGLMRANLKGANLTGANLSHAKLGRAMLRHAKLNNANLEQTDLYSADMDGADLTGANLTDANFSESKLHDANFSNTVTIGTRFDGAKNKPDIK from the coding sequence ATGATGAAAGTTTGTTTAAATTACAAAGTTGTACTGTTAGTATGTTTTTGCTCCACATCACTAAGCAATGCAGCCGACCTGACCCGCAAACAAGTAGAAACATTACTGGCTCAAGCAGATAAACAACATCCTGCGGATTTACGCCGTAAAGATTTAAAAGGCGTAGATTTATCAGGACTCGATTTTCGTAATGCTGATTTATGGGGTGCTGATCTGCGCCAAGCCAATTTCAGCAACAGTAATCTAAAAGGCCTGACCCTCGATTTAACGGTTATGACGGGCATTAATCTCAGTCATGCTAATCTGGCCAACACCAGTATCTTTGGGGTAAGTTTGATGCATGCGGATCTGAGTAATACTGATTTGAGTGGTAGCCGTGTAATAGCGGTAATGGATGGGGCTAATTTACAGCATGCCAATCTCAGCAATGCCGATTGGGCTGCCGATATGAAAAACCAATCAATGGGTTTAATGCGAGCCAATCTAAAAGGCGCAAATTTAACAGGCGCTAATTTAAGCCATGCCAAATTGGGGCGCGCCATGTTAAGACACGCCAAATTGAATAATGCTAATTTAGAACAGACTGATCTGTACTCTGCCGACATGGATGGTGCAGACTTAACGGGCGCCAACCTCACAGATGCTAATTTCTCGGAGTCGAAATTACATGATGCCAATTTTAGCAACACCGTCACTATTGGTACACGCTTTGATGGTGCCAAGAACAAACCTGACATTAAATAA
- a CDS encoding amino acid permease, translated as MTLPKQLLQRKPLARLALEENGLKQTLTAKDLTVLGVGGIIGAGIFVLTGIAAAKYAGPAITVSFILAGIACALAAMCYSELAAMIPVSGSAYSYAYATLGELTAWIIGWDLILEYALASSTVAIGWSGYLTSFLESIGIHLPVYLTTAYLADPAAGFVNLPAMLIILLLTGLLVLGIRQSASFNFAMVLIKLAVIVVFIIAGSGHIQTTNWENFAPFGFGGILTGAGVIFFAYIGFDAVSTAAQEAINPEKDVPFGIIGSLVICTILYILVSVVLTGVVSYTTLDVPAPIALAVDHMGMPWLSPIIKLGAIAGLTSVMLVLLMGQSRIFFSMSKDKLLPPLFANIHPNFQTPYLSTLLVGVAVAIVAGFMPIEKLGELVSIGTLFAFILVCGGVWILRNSHPEFPRHFKCPYVPYVPLAGILVCLALMAGLPFDTWVRLFVWLLIGFIIYFGYGIKHSALREKGNDT; from the coding sequence ATGACGCTACCTAAACAATTATTGCAGCGAAAACCCCTGGCACGACTGGCCCTAGAAGAAAATGGCCTTAAGCAAACTTTAACAGCCAAAGATTTAACAGTATTGGGCGTAGGCGGTATTATTGGTGCTGGAATTTTTGTGTTAACAGGTATTGCCGCAGCCAAATATGCAGGACCCGCAATTACCGTGTCATTTATACTAGCAGGTATCGCTTGCGCTTTGGCAGCCATGTGTTACAGCGAGCTGGCCGCTATGATTCCCGTTTCCGGTAGTGCTTATAGTTATGCTTATGCCACACTGGGAGAGTTAACCGCCTGGATTATTGGTTGGGATTTAATTCTGGAATATGCCTTAGCCAGCAGTACGGTAGCCATAGGCTGGTCAGGCTATTTAACCAGTTTTTTAGAGTCTATCGGCATCCATTTACCTGTTTATTTAACCACCGCTTATCTAGCTGATCCTGCCGCGGGTTTTGTAAATTTACCGGCCATGCTCATTATTTTATTACTGACAGGTTTACTAGTCTTGGGCATACGCCAATCCGCTAGCTTTAATTTTGCCATGGTGCTGATTAAATTGGCAGTCATTGTTGTGTTTATTATTGCCGGTAGTGGTCATATACAAACCACTAACTGGGAAAATTTTGCACCTTTTGGTTTCGGCGGCATCTTAACCGGAGCCGGTGTGATTTTTTTTGCTTATATAGGTTTTGATGCGGTATCAACCGCAGCGCAAGAAGCCATTAATCCAGAAAAAGACGTACCGTTCGGCATTATTGGTTCGCTGGTAATATGCACAATTCTGTATATTCTAGTATCGGTGGTATTAACGGGTGTGGTTTCTTACACAACATTGGATGTGCCTGCACCCATTGCTTTAGCGGTCGATCATATGGGCATGCCGTGGTTGTCTCCCATCATTAAACTGGGCGCAATTGCTGGTTTAACCTCAGTGATGTTGGTTTTATTGATGGGACAAAGCCGAATTTTCTTTTCTATGTCCAAAGATAAATTATTACCACCCTTATTTGCCAATATACACCCTAATTTTCAAACACCTTATCTATCCACTTTGCTGGTAGGCGTCGCTGTGGCCATAGTGGCTGGCTTTATGCCTATAGAAAAGCTGGGTGAACTGGTCAGCATCGGTACATTATTTGCGTTTATTCTGGTTTGTGGCGGGGTATGGATATTACGTAACAGCCACCCGGAATTTCCACGGCATTTTAAATGTCCGTATGTACCTTACGTACCTTTGGCAGGCATTTTAGTTTGTCTGGCCTTAATGGCAGGCCTACCCTTTGATACCTGGGTACGTTTGTTTGTCTGGTTGTTAATTGGTTTTATAATTTATTTTGGTTATGGCATCAAGCACAGTGCTTTACGCGAAAAAGGCAACGATACTTGA
- the rsmI gene encoding 16S rRNA (cytidine(1402)-2'-O)-methyltransferase — MCGKLYVVATPIGNLADFSFRAIETLKQVDLIAAEDTRHIIMLLQHYGISKPLISLHQHNEEHASKGLIERMQQGQSIALVSDAGTPLLSDPGLPLVKLCKQSGIDVVPIPGACALIAALSASGLPVSRFSFEGFLPRTSSARKTFFQSKLLETSTWVFYESSHRIQATLEDLAEVFPSEHPIAVAREMTKIHETILQDSLVSILERVKNEENMRKGEFVVIVGGVPDKHEDELVSEEQRRILELLMQECSIKTAVALAVEITGQRKKILYQLALEIQETKAG; from the coding sequence ATGTGCGGAAAATTATACGTGGTTGCAACCCCTATAGGTAATCTGGCCGATTTTAGTTTTAGAGCAATCGAAACCCTTAAACAGGTGGATTTGATTGCAGCTGAAGATACCCGCCATATTATTATGTTGTTGCAGCATTATGGTATCAGTAAACCATTAATTTCGCTGCATCAGCATAATGAAGAACATGCCTCTAAGGGGTTAATTGAGCGTATGCAGCAAGGCCAATCCATCGCTTTAGTCTCAGATGCAGGTACACCATTGTTGAGTGATCCAGGTTTACCTTTAGTTAAACTCTGTAAACAATCTGGCATTGATGTAGTCCCTATACCAGGTGCCTGTGCATTAATTGCCGCATTGTCGGCTAGCGGTTTACCGGTCAGTCGTTTTAGTTTTGAAGGTTTTTTACCCCGGACTTCTTCGGCTCGAAAAACCTTTTTTCAGAGCAAGCTGCTGGAAACCAGTACCTGGGTTTTTTATGAATCCAGTCATCGCATTCAAGCTACGCTGGAAGATTTGGCAGAGGTTTTTCCAAGTGAACATCCTATTGCCGTGGCCCGGGAAATGACCAAAATACACGAAACCATCTTGCAAGACAGTTTGGTTAGTATTTTGGAGCGGGTTAAAAATGAAGAAAATATGCGTAAGGGTGAATTTGTCGTCATCGTTGGTGGCGTACCTGACAAACATGAAGACGAATTGGTTAGTGAAGAACAGCGCCGCATTTTGGAACTATTGATGCAAGAATGTTCAATTAAAACTGCGGTGGCTTTAGCGGTAGAGATTACCGGTCAACGTAAAAAAATACTTTACCAATTAGCCTTGGAAATTCAAGAAACTAAAGCCGGATAA
- a CDS encoding penicillin-binding protein activator, with product MTDSRHVFIMPCYGAICWFLSLLIITACSHESVKPEAMQRSPAQQQGKKAELPQNNISPYALANSQASQHLLNAETFLNAGNQSAAVRELDIINYANLASEQRSKFNLLDTQIALNNGDAERALTKLTNIRPKLLNDTDKINYYQSLAFAYSLTGNIIQGVNARIRLGNLLLTPQQQQDNIISILDMLSTLSLDELSAPPATMDDLNGWMALAKIFKQRDQAGVELNAQIRQWRQLYPKHPANADFLQTYLAKPATDMQTNIPESTELATVNTAHIAVLLPASGSLTQAGKVIKEGLQIAQQLASKSTQATLPLKFYDTEQGDISTLYKQAVAEGAKQIIGPLVKEQIQTLAKSVELSVPVLALNHVEDLSKPNLYQFGLSPIDEAEQLALKAWRDGRQTALLLVPNTSQGQRIGQYMTTAWQSNGGLVSGMQSYDPKQHDIGDMLKALLSSTSDATKTNQAQTVFVSANPEVGRELAVQLKYYQNADLAVYAMPNIYSGQPDPIRDAELGKINFCDIPWFFADLYKGAQSQAALQQHWQTLSDTQIRLLALGMDAYNLVGHLPELSSKAFTGSTGHLSINSENRITRKLVCAQFKGGIPVASGFIE from the coding sequence ATGACTGACTCACGCCATGTTTTCATTATGCCCTGTTACGGTGCGATTTGCTGGTTTTTAAGCTTACTAATAATCACCGCCTGTAGTCACGAATCGGTTAAACCTGAGGCCATGCAACGCTCTCCCGCTCAGCAACAGGGCAAGAAAGCGGAACTCCCTCAAAACAATATTAGCCCCTATGCCTTGGCGAACTCTCAAGCCAGTCAGCATTTGCTTAATGCCGAAACCTTTCTAAATGCCGGTAATCAATCAGCGGCTGTTAGAGAATTAGATATCATTAATTACGCCAATTTAGCCAGTGAGCAACGCAGCAAATTTAATCTGCTGGACACACAAATCGCATTAAATAATGGAGACGCCGAACGCGCTCTAACAAAATTGACCAATATCAGACCCAAATTGTTAAACGATACTGACAAAATAAATTATTACCAATCACTTGCTTTTGCTTACTCCCTTACAGGTAATATCATACAGGGCGTTAATGCCAGAATCAGATTGGGCAATTTATTGCTTACCCCACAACAGCAACAGGATAATATTATTAGCATTTTAGATATGCTGAGTACTTTATCCTTAGACGAGTTAAGTGCACCACCAGCAACCATGGATGATCTAAATGGCTGGATGGCTTTGGCCAAAATCTTTAAACAACGAGATCAAGCCGGAGTCGAACTTAACGCACAAATACGGCAATGGCGACAGCTCTACCCCAAACATCCTGCCAATGCGGATTTTTTACAAACTTATCTGGCTAAACCTGCCACAGATATGCAAACCAATATTCCGGAAAGCACCGAATTAGCAACCGTCAATACGGCTCACATTGCAGTACTCCTACCCGCTAGCGGCAGTTTAACCCAAGCTGGAAAAGTAATTAAAGAGGGCTTACAAATTGCGCAACAACTGGCTAGCAAAAGCACTCAAGCCACCCTTCCTTTAAAATTTTATGATACGGAGCAGGGTGATATTAGCACTCTTTACAAACAGGCCGTGGCTGAAGGCGCAAAACAGATCATAGGCCCACTGGTCAAAGAACAAATACAGACTTTGGCAAAATCAGTCGAACTTAGCGTACCCGTACTGGCACTCAACCATGTTGAAGATTTAAGTAAACCTAATCTGTATCAATTTGGCTTAAGTCCAATTGATGAAGCAGAACAACTGGCTTTAAAAGCCTGGCGGGACGGTCGACAAACGGCACTTTTATTGGTACCTAATACCTCACAAGGTCAACGCATTGGTCAATATATGACGACAGCTTGGCAAAGTAATGGCGGCTTAGTGTCCGGCATGCAAAGTTATGATCCTAAACAGCATGATATTGGCGATATGTTAAAAGCGCTACTGAGTTCAACCAGTGATGCTACTAAAACGAATCAGGCTCAAACCGTGTTTGTCAGTGCCAATCCAGAGGTGGGTCGCGAGTTAGCAGTACAATTAAAATATTATCAAAATGCAGATTTGGCCGTGTATGCCATGCCCAATATTTATAGCGGACAACCGGATCCTATTCGGGATGCTGAATTAGGTAAAATTAATTTCTGCGATATCCCCTGGTTTTTTGCCGATTTATATAAAGGCGCGCAGAGTCAGGCCGCCTTGCAACAACATTGGCAAACGTTGAGTGATACACAGATCAGATTATTGGCATTAGGAATGGATGCTTATAATCTGGTCGGCCATTTACCGGAATTAAGCAGCAAAGCCTTTACAGGCAGCACCGGACATTTATCTATCAATAGCGAAAACAGGATAACCCGTAAACTGGTTTGTGCACAGTTTAAAGGCGGAATACCTGTCGCTTCCGGTTTTATCGAGTAA
- a CDS encoding YraN family protein, translating to MIFSKSKAAHLQKGENAEQQALNYLQKQGLKLVSSNFRCKHGELDIVMKDKDILVIVEVRFRNSDRFGGALASITTQKQARIIAATQYYVIINKLHHLGIRFDVVAITSDQKFDWIKNAFQT from the coding sequence ATGATATTTTCTAAATCCAAAGCAGCACATTTACAAAAGGGCGAAAATGCTGAGCAACAAGCCCTTAACTATCTGCAAAAACAGGGCTTAAAACTGGTTTCCAGCAATTTTCGCTGTAAACATGGGGAGTTGGATATAGTCATGAAAGACAAGGATATACTGGTCATCGTCGAAGTCAGATTCCGTAATTCTGATCGTTTTGGCGGCGCGTTGGCCAGTATTACCACACAAAAGCAGGCACGAATCATTGCAGCGACTCAGTACTATGTCATAATCAACAAACTACACCACCTCGGCATTCGTTTCGATGTGGTAGCCATCACCAGCGATCAGAAATTCGACTGGATTAAAAACGCTTTTCAAACCTGA